A window from Leuconostoc mesenteroides subsp. mesenteroides encodes these proteins:
- a CDS encoding orotate phosphoribosyltransferase, with protein MTDYKQQVANDLLEIGAVKFSPEEPFTWASGIKSPIYTDNRMTIGFPSVRQNIYKGLAELIKREYGDVEIIGGVATAGIPHSAWVAEELNKPMIYVRSKPKDHGAGRQTEGALVKNRKVVLIDDLISTGGSVLAAVKAVRNEGAIVLGVVSIFSYELPDGRKNFAEAGLTFNSLTTYSQLIETAVKRGNLEKTQVEALQNWKKNPNAWQA; from the coding sequence ATGACAGACTATAAACAACAAGTAGCTAACGATTTACTTGAAATTGGTGCCGTAAAGTTTTCGCCAGAAGAACCTTTCACATGGGCTTCAGGTATAAAAAGTCCAATATATACAGATAATCGAATGACCATTGGATTTCCTTCGGTACGCCAAAACATTTATAAAGGGTTGGCTGAATTAATTAAAAGAGAGTATGGTGACGTCGAGATTATTGGTGGTGTTGCCACTGCAGGGATTCCCCACTCAGCTTGGGTAGCTGAAGAATTGAATAAACCAATGATCTATGTACGTTCAAAACCCAAAGATCATGGGGCCGGTCGTCAAACAGAGGGTGCATTGGTTAAAAATCGTAAAGTCGTTTTGATTGATGACTTAATATCAACAGGTGGATCTGTATTGGCTGCAGTAAAAGCAGTGCGTAATGAGGGCGCAATTGTCCTCGGTGTTGTTTCCATATTTTCTTATGAATTACCAGATGGTAGGAAAAATTTTGCAGAAGCAGGACTAACATTTAATTCGCTAACGACATACTCACAACTAATTGAAACAGCCGTAAAGCGTGGAAATCTCGAAAAAACACAGGTCGAAGCCTTACAAAATTGGAAGAAAAATCCGAATGCTTGGCAAGCATAG
- the lexA gene encoding transcriptional repressor LexA has product MAITQESKQIQVLRFIHEAQSENGYPPTVREIGEAVGLSSSSTIHGHIERLVKKGYLLKDASKPRARAIEVTDIGLEMLGISTTPGKIPVLGMVTAGTPILAVEEEATEFFPIPDNLMQFDGDLFMLNVHGDSMINIGILDGDKVIVRKQENADNGDVVVAMNDSNEATVKRFFREADHYRLQPENNNMASIILQKVSILGKVIGLYRDAIY; this is encoded by the coding sequence ATGGCAATTACACAAGAAAGCAAACAAATTCAAGTGCTTCGATTTATCCACGAAGCACAATCAGAAAATGGTTACCCACCAACTGTCCGAGAAATTGGTGAAGCTGTTGGATTGTCATCTTCTTCAACTATTCACGGACACATTGAACGTTTGGTCAAAAAAGGTTATCTCTTAAAAGACGCTTCTAAACCAAGAGCACGTGCGATTGAAGTAACCGATATTGGTTTAGAGATGCTTGGTATTTCAACAACACCAGGAAAGATTCCAGTACTTGGAATGGTGACAGCTGGCACACCAATCTTAGCAGTAGAAGAAGAAGCGACTGAATTTTTCCCTATCCCAGACAATTTAATGCAATTTGATGGTGACCTATTCATGTTGAATGTCCATGGTGATTCAATGATTAACATTGGCATCCTAGATGGAGATAAAGTTATCGTACGTAAACAAGAGAATGCCGACAATGGTGACGTTGTTGTCGCAATGAATGATAGCAATGAAGCGACCGTTAAGCGTTTCTTCCGTGAAGCTGATCATTATCGTCTACAACCTGAAAACAACAACATGGCATCAATTATTTTGCAAAAAGTTTCTATTTTAGGAAAAGTTATTGGATTATATCGCGACGCTATTTATTAA
- the pyrF gene encoding orotidine-5'-phosphate decarboxylase, with product MTEQPVFIALDFPDATTTYQFLKPFSDLLEKPALKVGMELFYRMGPEFITDLRALGYTIFLDLKLYDIPNTVGHAVANISKLDVQYLTLHAAGGKKMLEAAVANKGDSLKLLAVTQLTSFSEAEMQEIQLTTATIEESVAHLAELAYSVGIDGTISSPLEARLIKLHTDDQFLRITPGIRLSGDAVGDQVRVTTPAEAKKLNSTGLVVGRSITESTDPVVAYQRVINEWRR from the coding sequence ATGACAGAACAGCCAGTCTTTATTGCTTTGGACTTTCCTGATGCAACCACTACTTACCAATTTTTGAAACCCTTCTCAGATTTGCTAGAAAAGCCTGCATTGAAAGTTGGTATGGAGCTCTTTTATCGTATGGGACCAGAGTTCATCACAGATCTACGTGCATTGGGTTATACGATTTTCTTAGATTTAAAACTTTACGATATTCCAAATACTGTTGGTCATGCAGTCGCTAATATATCAAAACTAGATGTACAATATTTAACCTTACATGCAGCTGGAGGAAAAAAAATGTTAGAGGCAGCTGTCGCCAATAAAGGTGATTCGTTAAAATTACTTGCGGTGACACAATTAACTTCTTTTTCTGAAGCTGAAATGCAAGAGATACAATTAACCACAGCGACTATTGAAGAAAGTGTTGCACATTTGGCTGAGCTCGCCTACTCAGTAGGAATTGATGGAACAATTAGTTCACCTTTAGAAGCTCGTTTAATTAAGTTGCACACAGATGATCAATTTTTACGTATAACACCTGGTATTCGTTTATCTGGTGATGCAGTTGGAGATCAAGTTCGTGTGACAACACCAGCAGAAGCCAAGAAGTTGAATTCAACTGGATTAGTAGTTGGTCGATCAATTACAGAATCAACTGACCCAGTAGTTGCATACCAACGTGTTATTAACGAATGGAGAAGATAA